In the Flavobacterium sp. 90 genome, AGAGTTTGCCAAATCCGGAGAACCTTTCTTTTTGGAGCATGCTTTTATGAAAGTACATACCGATAATTGGGCTTCGAAAAAATATGAAGGAAAAAGTGACAGCAAATATCCATATAAAGATGCTGTTGTTGAAGTTGATGCTATTATTGGTGAAATTGTAGCCGAACTTGAAAAAAATGGATTACTTGAAAACACCTTCATCTTTATCACCTCTGACAATGGTCCGCAAGGAGATTCCTGGCCAGATGGCGGTTATACACCTTTTAGAGGGACAAAAGGATCTGCCTGGGAAGGCGGAACACGTGTTCCTGGCGTTGCATACTGGAAAGGAATGATCACACCGGGACGTCAAAGTGCTCAATTGTTTGACTTAATGGATTTGTACAATACAAGCGCTTACATTGGTGGTGCTTTTGATAAAATCCCAACTGATCGCCCTATTGACGGCATTAATCAGACTTCATTTTTACTGACCGATAATGGCATTTCGAATCGTGACCGAGTTTATACATGGGTAGAAACGCAATTAATGTCAATTCGTCTACACGAATATAAAATGTACTTTAATATCACAGAATCTGAAGATCCACATTTAATGATCGATCAGTCTACAGTAACCAAAACCGGATTGGCTCCGTGGTTATTTAACCTCTACATAGATCCCAAAGAAACCAGAGTTGTGGGTCATGCTCTCAACGCGTGGACGGCTCCAATGGCAGCAGAAGCAAAATATCATGCAGCCTCTTTTGTTAAATTTCCTCCTAAAAAAGTGGGATTAGGACAGTAATTTTTTTTTTCATCTTCTTTATATAATTATAAAAGCTTCCTTTTTGGGAGCTTTTTGTTTGTTGTTACAATTACTAAAATAAATTTTATTTGATTATGGATTTCCGTAAAACAACTGATTATTAAATAGTAACCTTTGTTTTCAAAGGAATTAGCATTATTGAGATTTTATAATAGAAAATTCCGTAACTATTTATTAATTAAAATAAAATCAAAAATGGGACTTATAGCAAAAGCCGATTTACATTACAAAGATTACTCATGGACTGTACTAGCCGGAGACGATCCAAGAATATCAGGAGAACCTGATAGTACTTTACTTAATAGAAAAGAAGGGTATGAAATTTTATATTTCATAAATAAATTTTCTGAGCAAAATAATTTCAAACAAAAAAATTCTGCCTTAAAGGTAGAAAAAATGATTCGAGAAGAAGTTCCAAATGAAAAAAGAAGTCAAGAAAACATTAAGACTTGGATTGAACAGAATTGGAATAAAAGTAAATTTTAAAAAGATTAATCAATAACAAAATTTACACCAACAGTATATTATTTTGCTCCAAAAAGAGACAGTTTAGTGCTGTCTCTTTTACATAACATTTAATTTTCCAATCATCTACGTTCAAAACATGGGGATTATATAACATATTATTGAAATTATGTAAATACTTCAAAAAGCTAAATTCTAAAATTACACATTGCTTTGAAGATCCGCTAATTCATAGAAACCAATTCTTGAAGTTATACTTTAGGAATTGATTTTTCTAATTTAAAAACAGATAGGCTAAATTCTGTCAAAGTTGCCAAACATAACTCTCTGATTTAGTAGTTATTTCCTTTTTTAAGGTTTTTTTAAGCCCTCAAATATCTTTCTACAAAATTTCTATTCGTAAATTAGCGCCAAACAAAATTTATCCGAATGACAGTACTTACATTTACCCTGATTATGATTCTTGGCGCTTTTTTAGCAGGTTTTATTGGCTCATTATCAGGTTTAGGTGGCGGAATCATAATTATTCCGCTTCTAACAGTCGTTCTTGGAGTTGACATTCATTATGCAATTGGTGCCGCTTTGGTTTCTGTAATTGCCACTTCTTCAGGTTCAGCTTCGGCATATGTCAAGGAAGGAATCACCAATATGCGACTGGGAATTTTTCTTGAAATCGCCACAACAATTGGTGCCGTTTGCGGAGCTTTACTTTCTACAATTGCGCCAACTTCGTTTATAGCGATATTATTTGGTCTTACTTTAATTTTCTCTGCTATAAATTCTCTTCGAAAAAAAGAAGAACATATTGTTTTAGAATCAAGTCCTTTGGCAAAAAAACTCCGCTTAAACGGAACTTATCCCACACATGATGGCGAAGTCGTAAGCTACGGAACCAAAAACGTCGTTGGAGGTTTTGGTATGATGGGAATTGCCGGAATGATGTCGGGATTATTAGGGATTGGTTCTGGTGCTTTTAAAGTGATTGCAATGGATAATATCATGAGAATTCCGTTTAAAGTGTCTACCACAACCAGTAATTTTATGATGGGAGTTACCGCAATGGCGAGTTCTGTAATCTACATTCAAAAAGGATATATCGAACCCGGAATTTGTATGCCTGTTGTTATTGGTGTTTTATTTGGAGCTATGGCTGGAGCCAAAGTATTAGTGCGAACAAACCCTAAAAAACTAAGAATATTTTTTGCCTGCCTGATTTTTGTACTTGCAGTGAATATGATTTATAACGGAATTAATGGAAAAATCTAAGGTTATGCAAAACGAAAAATTTGGAGAAAAAGACTTTCAGTATATAATTGGTAATTTATTGCGTTATGGCGTTTGGACGTCATTGTCTGTCGCTTTTATAGGTGGAATTGTCTATTTATTCGGACATAGTACAGATATTGAAAACTACTCTGTATTTCATGAAAATGATCGTAATATATTCGAAGTAATTTCGGCTGTTTACAATGGTGCGATTCAGGGAAATGGAGAATCTTTGATCTTTGTTGGAATTATTCTGCTATTTCTAACGCCTGTTTTACGTGTGATACTTTCATTATTTTCTTTCCTTTTAGAAAAAGATTATCTTTATGTTGGCATTACGCTAATCGTGATTCTGATCATATTAATTAGTGTCTCTTTTGGTTTTTCACATTAGAATGTCGCTTTAGGCAATATACTTTTTTTGAAAACGCTTAAAATATGTTATTACTAACGCTATAAGCTAAATAAAAAAATATGGAAATAGGAATAGACAGTTTTGCTTCGGCGATGTACGGAGATAACAATACTTTGAGTAGTGTTGATGCAATGGAACAATTACTGCAAAGAATTGAACTGGCAGATCAAGCCGGACTTGATGTTTTTGGAATTGGAGAACATCATAAAAAAGAGTTTCTAGATTCGGCTACAGTTGTTATATTGAGTGCTGCTGCTGCAAAAACAAGCCGCATTAGGTTATCAAGCGCCGTTTCGGTTTTAAGCGCTGCAGATCCTGTCAGAGTTTATCAAAGCTTTGCAACTTTAGATTTAATTTCGAAAGGAAGAGCCGAAATCGTCGTAGGCCGCGGATCTTCTATTGAAGCTTATCCCCTTTTTGGTTTTAACCTGAATGATTATGATGCACTTTTTAAAGAAAAGCTTGAACTATTTCTACAAATCAGAGACAATGAATTTGTAACGTGGTCAGGGAAATTTCGTCCCGCATTGAATAATCTTCCTGTTTATCCGAGAGCAATCCAAGAAAAATTACCGGTTTGGCTTGGCGTTGGTGGAACTCCGGAATCTTTTGTAAGAGCCGGAAGTCTTGGTTTACCTTTAATGGTTGCTATTATTGGAGGACAAACACATCGTTTTCGACCTTTAATTGATTTATACCGTGAAGCCGGAAAAGCCGCAGGTTTCAAACGCGAAGAACTAAAAGTAGGAATACATTCGCCAGGTTTTGTTGGAACTACAACCGAAAAAGCAATCGAAGAATATTATCCGGGTTACGCTGAACTTTGGACAAAATTAGGACTCGAACGCGGTTGGCCACCCGTTACAAAAGCCAAATTTGACGGACTTATCGACGATTTGGGTGTTTTAATCGTTGGAGGTCCGGAACGTGTTGCCGAGAAAATCTTAAAACACAGCGAAGCACTTGGAGGAATCTCAAGATTTACATTCCAAATGGATAATGCCGGACTTACACATACTCAATTAATGAATGCGATCGAACTCATCGGATCAAAAGTAATTCCGTTGATACGTAAAGGATAAATATAAATTATGAGTTATGAGTTATGAATTGTTAGGTAAAAATTATAGCCACTAATTCATAATTCATAACTCATAACTCTTTTTAGAATTTATAAGTTACGCCAACTCTAAAATTTCTTGGCGCTTCTGTTTGCCAATAATAAGCAGTAAGCCATTCATAATAAGATCCGCTGTAAAGGTATTTATCCAAAATATTGAATACGTTAGCCGTAACTTTTATCTTTCCGGTTTCATAAGATAAACCTCCGTCAAGTTTGAAATAGTTTGGCAACTTTTCTCCGCCTTCGCTCCAAGTATCCGTTTGGCGACCTGCAAGATAAGTACCTCCAATAGATGTGCCAAAACCTTTAAATTTTCCGCTTTGAAGCGTATAATTTAACCATGCGTTTGCAGTATGTTTAGCGTAACCCGGCACTACAGAACCAACTTTCAAGATATTTGAACTCGTTACAATTGACTCTGTAAAGGCATAATTTGCAACAAGATTAAGTCCGTCTAATAATCTTCCTCTAACATCGAATTCAACACCTTCTGCTCTTTTTTCTCCTAAAGTAATTTTATAAATATCGTTTGGTCCATTTGCAGGATCAGCCGTAAGTTCATTTTCTTTTGTAATGCGATAAACAGATAATGAAGTATTCCAAGATCCGTCAAACCAATCTTTTTTTACACCAAACTCGATATTATTTCCAGTTAATGGTTTTACTTTATCCCCGTTTTTAATAATACCTGATTGTGGTAAAAACGCCTGATCGTATAATCCGTAAACGGCAAGATCATCAGTTATAGAAGCACTAATACCTATACGTGGCGTGATATGACTGTCAGCCTGAGTTTCTCCCCAATTTGTCTGGCTAATCCAGGTATATCTTCCTGCTAAAGTCAATCTAAGTTTATTTTCAAAAAAACCAAGTTCATCTTGCACATATCCTGCAGCATATTCTGAGTTCATTTTTCCGCCGGCTCTTACTGAAAGCGGTGTTGTATGATCGAAATTAGGAAAGCCATTCGAAGGAGTTCCATAATTTGGATTGTAAACATTAAACGGATTTGCAGCTGTATCAAGATTGTGAGATTGTCCCCAATCAGCCATATAATCTTTATTTCCCATGTCCAAACCACTTAATATTTTATGTGAAACTGATCCTGTGTTGAACTTTCCGTTTACAAAAATCTGTCCTAAGTACATATTACTTTCTGCATCCCAGATTCCAACATTTCTAATGATATTTCCTTTTCCAAGAGCATCATCGTCTGAACCAACAGCACTTGGCCAAGAACTATATCCTTGCTGAAGATATTTGAAATAAGAAGTTTGTGCTGTCAATTTCCAGTTATCATCAAACTTATGTTCGAACATAAGATATCCGCTATGATCTTGTATATTAGTATCTGGCAATCCTGGTTGTGTCATTGTAAATCCAACCGGTAAAGTTGCATAACCTTCAGATTTTGGACCAAAAACATAGTAAGAACCAACCTCGGTCATGTTGGCATATTGAAAATTATATTCCGCAGTAAGCTTTGTTTTATCATCAATTTGATACGAAATAACCGGAGCAATTACATAACGATTATTATGTTCGAAGGCACGATGCGAACCTTTATTTTGAGCTGCTCCATTGAATCTGTATAATAATTTTCCTTTTTTATCCAGTTTTCCATCAAGATCGATGCTTACTCTGTAAAAATCGTAACTTCCGCCTAAAACAGAAACTTCACCTTTAGTAATTCCCGTTGGTTTTTTGGTAACCACATTATAAAGTCCGCTTGGATCACCACTCGAAAGCATAAATCCTGCCGGTCCTTTTACAAATTCAATATGATCCACAAAACTCATATCTTCAGTAAGAGGTCCCCAGAAAGAAGAAACCACATTAAAACCATTACGGAAAGCCTGAATTTGAGAACCACGCATTGTAATATTAGTGTATAAATCTCCCCAATGTTCCAAACGAACCGCTCCACTCACGTTTCTGATTACTCCGTCGCTCATACTTGTAATTTGTTGATCTTTTAATGTCTGAGCACTTACAATCTGAATATTTTGAGGAATTTCTAATACAGGAGTTTGCAATCTTAAAGATAACGAAGGCTTATCTTGCTTGTATTTATTTTTTGTAATTACTACTTCATCAAGATCTTCCTGACTTTCAGAAAGCGTAAAGTTTTTAGTCGTTGTTTGTTTTGCGATAACCACAATTTGGTCTTCAACTTTATGAATTCCAACAGATCTTATAATAATTGTATAAGTTGCCGGTTTTACGTTTTTAATCTCATATTGTCCGTCTTCATTGGTAGTGGCAACATATCTTGTTCCTTTAAGAACAACAGTAATATTTTCAGCAGGCACATTTCCGCTTAGCGAAATCTTTCCTGTTACTTTTCCAAGTTCCTGACTCATCATTTGCAATGAAGTTAGAAACATAAGACTAAATAAAACTTTTTTTAGGGTCATTA is a window encoding:
- a CDS encoding sulfite exporter TauE/SafE family protein, which codes for MTVLTFTLIMILGAFLAGFIGSLSGLGGGIIIIPLLTVVLGVDIHYAIGAALVSVIATSSGSASAYVKEGITNMRLGIFLEIATTIGAVCGALLSTIAPTSFIAILFGLTLIFSAINSLRKKEEHIVLESSPLAKKLRLNGTYPTHDGEVVSYGTKNVVGGFGMMGIAGMMSGLLGIGSGAFKVIAMDNIMRIPFKVSTTTSNFMMGVTAMASSVIYIQKGYIEPGICMPVVIGVLFGAMAGAKVLVRTNPKKLRIFFACLIFVLAVNMIYNGINGKI
- a CDS encoding TonB-dependent receptor; its protein translation is MNIMTLKKVLFSLMFLTSLQMMSQELGKVTGKISLSGNVPAENITVVLKGTRYVATTNEDGQYEIKNVKPATYTIIIRSVGIHKVEDQIVVIAKQTTTKNFTLSESQEDLDEVVITKNKYKQDKPSLSLRLQTPVLEIPQNIQIVSAQTLKDQQITSMSDGVIRNVSGAVRLEHWGDLYTNITMRGSQIQAFRNGFNVVSSFWGPLTEDMSFVDHIEFVKGPAGFMLSSGDPSGLYNVVTKKPTGITKGEVSVLGGSYDFYRVSIDLDGKLDKKGKLLYRFNGAAQNKGSHRAFEHNNRYVIAPVISYQIDDKTKLTAEYNFQYANMTEVGSYYVFGPKSEGYATLPVGFTMTQPGLPDTNIQDHSGYLMFEHKFDDNWKLTAQTSYFKYLQQGYSSWPSAVGSDDDALGKGNIIRNVGIWDAESNMYLGQIFVNGKFNTGSVSHKILSGLDMGNKDYMADWGQSHNLDTAANPFNVYNPNYGTPSNGFPNFDHTTPLSVRAGGKMNSEYAAGYVQDELGFFENKLRLTLAGRYTWISQTNWGETQADSHITPRIGISASITDDLAVYGLYDQAFLPQSGIIKNGDKVKPLTGNNIEFGVKKDWFDGSWNTSLSVYRITKENELTADPANGPNDIYKITLGEKRAEGVEFDVRGRLLDGLNLVANYAFTESIVTSSNILKVGSVVPGYAKHTANAWLNYTLQSGKFKGFGTSIGGTYLAGRQTDTWSEGGEKLPNYFKLDGGLSYETGKIKVTANVFNILDKYLYSGSYYEWLTAYYWQTEAPRNFRVGVTYKF
- a CDS encoding DUF1634 domain-containing protein, whose translation is MQNEKFGEKDFQYIIGNLLRYGVWTSLSVAFIGGIVYLFGHSTDIENYSVFHENDRNIFEVISAVYNGAIQGNGESLIFVGIILLFLTPVLRVILSLFSFLLEKDYLYVGITLIVILIILISVSFGFSH
- a CDS encoding LLM class flavin-dependent oxidoreductase is translated as MEIGIDSFASAMYGDNNTLSSVDAMEQLLQRIELADQAGLDVFGIGEHHKKEFLDSATVVILSAAAAKTSRIRLSSAVSVLSAADPVRVYQSFATLDLISKGRAEIVVGRGSSIEAYPLFGFNLNDYDALFKEKLELFLQIRDNEFVTWSGKFRPALNNLPVYPRAIQEKLPVWLGVGGTPESFVRAGSLGLPLMVAIIGGQTHRFRPLIDLYREAGKAAGFKREELKVGIHSPGFVGTTTEKAIEEYYPGYAELWTKLGLERGWPPVTKAKFDGLIDDLGVLIVGGPERVAEKILKHSEALGGISRFTFQMDNAGLTHTQLMNAIELIGSKVIPLIRKG